A genomic segment from Bacteroidia bacterium encodes:
- the rfbA gene encoding glucose-1-phosphate thymidylyltransferase RfbA translates to MKGIVLAGGSGTRLHPLTLAISKQLMPVYDKPMIYYPLSVLMMAGIREILIISTPHDLPMFERLLGDGSGIGCKFSYARQEVPNGLAQAFVIGENFIGKDKVSLVLGDNIFYGTGLGRMLKHFNDPDGGVVLAYHVSDPERYGVVEFDASGKAVSIEEKPKNPRSSYAIPGLYFYDNSVVDIAKNLKPSARGEFEITDVNREYLKRGKLKVAKLERGTAWLDTGTFASLMQASQFVQVIEDRQGQKIGCIEEVAYRMGFITKEQLHKIAEPLRKSGYGEYLLKVE, encoded by the coding sequence ATGAAAGGCATCGTCCTGGCCGGAGGATCCGGTACCCGCTTGCATCCGCTGACACTGGCTATCAGTAAACAACTTATGCCCGTGTATGATAAACCTATGATCTATTATCCCCTCTCAGTGCTGATGATGGCCGGGATCCGCGAGATACTGATCATATCCACACCCCACGATCTCCCGATGTTTGAGCGATTGCTTGGTGACGGAAGTGGGATCGGCTGCAAATTCAGTTACGCACGTCAGGAGGTACCCAACGGACTTGCTCAGGCCTTTGTCATAGGCGAAAACTTTATCGGAAAAGATAAAGTATCACTGGTGCTGGGGGATAATATCTTTTACGGAACCGGTCTGGGAAGAATGCTCAAACATTTCAACGACCCTGACGGCGGCGTAGTGCTTGCCTATCATGTAAGCGACCCCGAACGGTATGGTGTGGTGGAATTTGACGCGTCCGGCAAAGCTGTTTCCATCGAAGAAAAGCCGAAAAACCCGCGCTCAAGTTACGCTATTCCGGGCTTGTATTTCTACGATAACTCTGTGGTGGATATTGCAAAAAATCTGAAGCCCAGTGCCCGCGGAGAATTTGAGATTACCGATGTGAACCGAGAATATCTGAAAAGGGGGAAACTGAAAGTGGCGAAGCTGGAAAGGGGCACCGCCTGGCTGGACACTGGAACATTTGCCTCACTGATGCAGGCTTCGCAATTTGTTCAGGTGATTGAAGACCGGCAGGGTCAGAAAATCGGATGTATAGAGGAAGTAGCCTACCGTATGGGGTTCATTACAAAAGAGCAGCTTCATAAGATCGCCGAACCCTTACGCAAGAGCGGATACGGAGAATATTTACTGAAAGTGGAATGA
- a CDS encoding polyprenyl synthetase family protein: MSQELITRCLIAVEKDLRQSVQHLSKEPSGLYDPVRYTLKKGGKRVRPVLALLGAAVTGASIAKALPAARCVEFFHNFTLLHDDIMDASALRRGKPSVYRKFGVNRAILSGDALFVLAWRCLDDYPVKVSSQLYPIFHRMALEVCEGQEMDMAFEQRNSVTLKEYEEMIRKKTAVLLGASLEMGALAGGATELTARKLYKIGVELGIIFQIMDDLLDTFGNEKMTGKKTGQDIRAGKKTWLASYVTDCLGNSRQGRSFQKMLRTGNEEKVRKVYRNLKVREAGESLCRRKTARLINTINALPLLPKGKKSLLFLQESLLTRSR; the protein is encoded by the coding sequence ATGAGCCAGGAGCTGATCACCCGATGCCTCATAGCCGTTGAGAAGGACCTCCGGCAATCTGTTCAGCACCTTTCCAAGGAACCATCCGGACTCTACGACCCTGTTCGTTATACATTGAAAAAAGGCGGAAAAAGAGTTAGACCCGTACTGGCACTGCTTGGTGCAGCCGTAACCGGTGCCTCTATAGCCAAAGCCCTGCCCGCCGCACGTTGTGTTGAGTTTTTTCACAACTTCACCCTCCTGCACGATGATATCATGGATGCCTCCGCCCTTCGCAGGGGAAAGCCATCTGTCTACAGAAAATTTGGTGTGAACAGAGCCATTCTCAGCGGCGACGCACTCTTTGTACTGGCCTGGCGTTGCCTGGACGATTATCCCGTCAAGGTTTCTTCTCAATTATATCCCATCTTCCATCGCATGGCGCTGGAGGTATGCGAAGGACAGGAAATGGATATGGCTTTTGAGCAGCGAAACAGTGTTACCTTGAAGGAATATGAAGAAATGATCCGGAAAAAGACGGCGGTATTGCTGGGCGCAAGTCTGGAAATGGGCGCTCTCGCCGGTGGCGCGACTGAATTGACCGCACGTAAACTTTATAAAATAGGCGTGGAGCTGGGAATCATTTTCCAAATCATGGATGACCTGCTGGATACTTTCGGAAATGAAAAAATGACCGGAAAGAAAACAGGACAGGATATCCGGGCCGGAAAAAAAACCTGGCTGGCTTCCTATGTAACCGATTGCCTCGGAAATTCACGCCAAGGCCGGTCCTTCCAGAAAATGCTCAGAACAGGAAACGAAGAAAAAGTAAGAAAGGTTTACCGGAACCTGAAAGTCAGAGAAGCAGGAGAGTCCTTGTGCCGCAGAAAGACCGCCCGCCTGATCAATACCATTAACGCCCTGCCACTTTTGCCCAAAGGAAAAAAAAGTCTTCTTTTTCTTCAGGAATCCCTGCTTACGAGAAGCCGTTGA
- a CDS encoding gliding motility-associated C-terminal domain-containing protein: MLLVTLSAAGTDFYWVGGPGRWNDPAHWSDRPGGMPGILIPGDGDVVYFNTQSGLKSGDGVVVEGSIICEGIHFLDPAADFKIRVAAGVLIQTSSSADYSTLNKYLTHRQVATGSDSNSTAKFIAAPVNHTCSIVVITDNLCPGLCNGVATVNVNPPGSYSYLWSNGQTTQTATGLCTGQGYIVQVIDNNNPNDVCQAGIIMTNYLPFGSFFNNVNPLCNSWCTGQSTINVIGGTVPYSYLWTPSAQTSNVATGLCAGTYTINVTDANGCTYSATTTITQPTAISPNPTQTNVLCNPNCTGVATVTPTGGTPPYNYVWAPGGQTTNSITGQCAGTYTVTITDANGCTRTQAITITQPPQALNVTVNSAGNPVACNGDCTASATATPSGGTAPYSYSWSPGGQTTANITGLCAGTYTVTVTDANGCTSTQTITITEPPILTLSLTTTNNPLLCFNQCNATASATVGGGTPTYSYLWSPGNQTTANVTGLCAGTYTVIVTDANGCTISQTVTITQPPQLTVNITTTNNPLTCFNQCIATATANPGGGTPGYFYLWSPGGQTTQGISSLCAGTYTVTVTDANGCTRTQTVTITQPPQITINITTTNNPLACNGNCNATATANVGGGSPPYSYSWNTVPVQTTQTATGLCAGTYTVTITDNLGCTRTASVIITQPTLLTTTQSSSALQCNGDCTANLGVSAFGGTAPYQYAWQPGGQTTSSITGQCAGTYTVTVTDANGCTSSQVINVTQPTPLNIFTVTNNPSCNNGCDGSASALGGGGNAPYTYLWAPGGQTTSNITGLCPGTYTVTITDANGCTASTTITITNPPPVNTGVTTQNVLCNGQCNGSATANPSGGTAPYSYQWQPGNQTSATITGLCAGSYTLTVTDANGCTVSQIVTITQPAPLVAQITATTTSCNICNGTATANAVGGTAPFSYLWNPTGQTTQAATGLCPGQYTVTITDANGCTATAVANVFQTVQIIITTSTDTLDCNGDCDGIATAIASGGTLPYSYLWNTFPIQTTQSATGLCAGTFTVTVTDANGCFGTATVTFADPPALTLSLSGTNLLCNNICIGTATATPGGGTPGYTYSWNTVPVQTTQTATGLCAGSYIATVTDANGCTITSSITITEPSPVTIAPTFTLANCNICDGVINLNPSGGTAPYTYVWVPNVSNGPTANNVCAGIYSVTITDANGCTFTFTVTLNNNSGPSLTMTSTPTTCYGDCDGTATVTANGGTPPYTYLWSPGGQTTSTATGLCQGTYTVQVTDQPGCISFNTVTINQPAPFSAPAVIVNSSCATPCNGSINITPTGGTAPYTYLWMPGNSTTEDLTGLCAGTYTLTITDANLCDSTFTYTITAPPAVTVTVNSTNVNCNNACDGTAIANPSGGVGNFTYLWMPGNFSTQNIVNLCPGVYTVTVTDGNGCTASATVTITEPPVLTLILTSSTPPLCNSSCDGTATVTAGGGNPAYTYLWSPGGFTTATVTALCGLNYTVTVTDANGCTAAIPVNIVPPVAVNTGLQTFNASCNSACNGAAISTPTGGTGPYQYLWMPGSLTTSTVNGLCPGSYTLTVTDANGCTASTIFTITAPNVLQAGGFVSTLPSCPNSCDAVITANPVGGTPPYSYLWLPVNATTQTVTGVCGQTTYTLQVTDANGCIGQQILPVNDPPAITATPAIGQANCGVCNGTIAIVAAGGSPPYTYLWAPGNQTTASITGLCAGLYTVTVTDAGGCTSSFIYGVSNTTGPSLVMSFTGTTCPGDCDGTAGVVATGTGPFTYVWSPGGATTASVTGLCAGQHFVTVTDANSCITIDSVNIQDPPNILANANVTNASCSGICDGSILINPSGGNGGPYTYLWLPGNQTTSSITGLCVGTYSVIITDVQGCLDTIAVNVLGNTVIAFATTSTNIQCSNVCTGTAMVINLVGGTAPYSYSWTDPFGQFTPQATGLCAGTYTVTVTDANGCFTTQSVTITATPPIVVTSALTPPSCGMCNGQIVLTPTGGTAPYTYIWNNGQTTASVTGICAGLYQVTITDANGCSQTFNIPVSNPGAPTPNVTIVNPPCSNTCTGSATAAPTGGTAPYTYNWLPGGQTTSSINGLCPGTYYVQVIDANGCITTDTVVISAPTQIQGNPMIIHTDCGACQGSITMSPSGGTAPYTYLWLPGNQVTAGISNLCAGVYTVTITDANGCTESYTIPVTNVNGPSVSLTTVNLTCNSGCIGSATATVSGGTPPYSYNWSNGGTTSSITGLCSGTYTLTVIDANNCSTLVVATITGPPAILFSAPVVVQPLCNGDCNGSVTALPLGGTLPFTFLWSNGSTNPSITGLCFGTYTVTVTDANGCTATQTMTLNNPPAITVTNVNVTPSSCNTVNDGGIDITVTGGTGALTYAWSNGATTQDLSAILSGTYSVVITDANGCSTSTTVIVNSNVSVIADAGSDTSACAGSSYMFNGSGSVNASSYQWYEIPSMTNLGTNPTIVVNNPNAGTYTYILITQNGGCSDTDTVMLTVNPLPFANAGNDQSIVVNGNTTIGGSPTGPGGSTYLWQPSTGLSDSLAANPIASPTITTTYTVIVTSADGCTALDSITVTVLPEIIFPNGISPNGDGSNDTWIIDNIHLFPNNWVEVYNRWGELLYHGDGYDNTSVFWDGTYKGKNVPVGTYYYIINLNDPMFPDVFTGPITVYR, translated from the coding sequence TTGCTTTTAGTGACCCTGTCGGCTGCAGGTACGGATTTCTACTGGGTTGGGGGGCCTGGCAGATGGAATGATCCGGCACATTGGTCGGATCGCCCGGGCGGCATGCCCGGAATCCTTATTCCCGGAGATGGAGATGTTGTCTATTTCAACACGCAATCCGGATTAAAATCAGGAGACGGGGTTGTTGTGGAGGGGAGTATTATTTGTGAGGGCATACACTTTTTGGATCCCGCAGCAGATTTTAAGATCCGTGTGGCAGCGGGTGTTTTGATTCAAACCAGTTCCTCCGCAGATTATTCAACGCTGAACAAATACCTCACCCACCGGCAGGTGGCAACAGGTTCAGACAGCAACAGTACTGCAAAATTTATTGCCGCTCCGGTCAATCACACCTGCTCCATTGTAGTGATTACAGACAACCTTTGTCCGGGGCTGTGCAACGGTGTGGCCACCGTTAATGTGAATCCACCCGGAAGTTATTCCTATCTGTGGTCGAACGGACAAACCACACAAACGGCAACAGGTCTTTGCACAGGCCAGGGTTACATTGTGCAGGTGATAGACAATAACAATCCAAACGATGTTTGTCAGGCTGGAATCATAATGACCAACTACCTTCCCTTCGGAAGTTTTTTCAACAATGTGAATCCATTGTGCAATAGCTGGTGCACAGGTCAGAGCACTATCAACGTGATCGGAGGAACCGTTCCGTACTCGTACCTGTGGACACCGTCTGCCCAAACCTCCAACGTAGCCACGGGTTTGTGTGCAGGCACCTACACCATCAATGTTACGGATGCCAACGGTTGTACCTATTCTGCCACTACCACCATTACCCAACCTACTGCTATTTCTCCCAACCCTACACAAACCAACGTTCTGTGTAATCCCAACTGCACAGGTGTAGCCACGGTAACGCCCACCGGAGGCACTCCCCCCTACAATTATGTTTGGGCTCCAGGCGGACAAACCACGAATTCCATCACCGGGCAATGTGCAGGCACCTACACCGTAACAATTACTGACGCCAACGGATGTACCCGCACACAAGCAATCACCATCACTCAGCCACCGCAGGCACTTAACGTTACTGTTAATTCCGCCGGAAATCCCGTTGCTTGTAATGGAGACTGTACAGCTTCTGCCACTGCAACTCCTTCAGGAGGAACGGCCCCATACTCTTATTCGTGGTCGCCGGGCGGACAAACCACAGCTAACATTACCGGGTTATGTGCGGGAACTTACACGGTTACCGTGACAGACGCCAACGGATGTACCAGTACACAAACCATTACAATTACGGAACCACCCATACTTACACTGTCTCTCACCACCACCAATAACCCGCTGCTTTGCTTTAACCAGTGCAATGCCACAGCCTCAGCCACTGTAGGAGGCGGAACGCCAACATATAGTTATCTCTGGAGTCCGGGCAATCAAACCACAGCAAACGTTACTGGCCTCTGTGCCGGAACCTATACGGTGATTGTTACAGATGCGAACGGATGTACCATTTCTCAAACGGTAACCATCACCCAACCGCCACAACTCACGGTGAACATTACCACGACCAATAATCCCCTCACGTGTTTCAATCAGTGCATTGCTACAGCCACAGCAAATCCGGGCGGCGGAACACCCGGATATTTCTATTTGTGGAGTCCGGGCGGACAAACCACACAAGGAATTTCCTCCTTATGTGCCGGAACATATACTGTAACAGTTACAGACGCCAACGGATGTACACGAACTCAGACAGTAACCATCACTCAACCACCACAGATTACCATTAACATTACAACCACCAACAACCCCCTTGCGTGCAACGGAAACTGTAATGCCACAGCAACGGCCAACGTGGGAGGAGGAAGTCCCCCTTACAGCTATTCCTGGAACACCGTGCCTGTACAAACCACGCAAACTGCCACCGGTTTATGCGCAGGAACCTATACCGTTACAATCACGGATAATCTGGGATGTACACGAACCGCATCTGTGATTATTACACAGCCGACGCTGCTAACCACCACTCAGTCTTCCTCTGCATTACAGTGTAATGGTGACTGCACTGCGAATCTGGGTGTAAGTGCATTTGGAGGAACCGCCCCGTATCAATACGCCTGGCAACCGGGCGGACAAACCACCTCGAGCATTACCGGACAATGTGCAGGAACCTATACTGTAACTGTTACCGATGCCAACGGATGTACATCCAGCCAGGTGATTAATGTTACGCAGCCTACTCCACTAAATATTTTCACTGTTACAAATAACCCTTCCTGTAACAATGGATGCGATGGTTCGGCTTCTGCTCTTGGAGGCGGAGGCAATGCACCTTATACGTACCTCTGGGCACCCGGCGGACAAACCACATCTAATATCACCGGCTTATGTCCGGGAACCTATACTGTAACGATCACCGATGCGAACGGATGTACCGCGAGCACAACCATAACCATTACGAATCCACCACCGGTGAACACTGGTGTCACTACTCAGAATGTTTTATGTAATGGACAATGTAACGGATCCGCCACTGCAAATCCCTCCGGCGGAACGGCACCTTATTCTTATCAGTGGCAACCAGGCAACCAAACGAGTGCCACCATCACCGGGTTATGTGCCGGCAGCTATACACTCACGGTCACAGACGCGAACGGGTGTACTGTCAGCCAGATCGTAACCATTACCCAACCGGCACCGCTGGTAGCGCAAATCACCGCCACCACCACGTCCTGTAATATTTGTAACGGAACCGCTACTGCCAATGCCGTCGGAGGTACTGCTCCCTTCTCCTATTTGTGGAATCCCACCGGACAAACCACACAAGCCGCCACCGGTTTATGTCCCGGACAATATACTGTGACCATAACGGATGCGAACGGGTGCACGGCAACCGCTGTTGCAAACGTGTTTCAGACGGTACAGATTATTATCACCACGTCTACAGATACGCTGGATTGTAATGGCGACTGCGATGGAATTGCTACCGCCATAGCGTCCGGGGGAACGCTTCCATACTCTTATCTCTGGAATACCTTTCCCATTCAAACTACGCAATCAGCCACCGGGCTTTGTGCAGGCACCTTTACTGTAACGGTAACAGATGCCAACGGATGCTTTGGTACTGCTACAGTAACCTTTGCAGATCCACCTGCCCTTACACTGAGTCTATCCGGAACAAATCTTCTGTGTAACAACATTTGTATTGGTACCGCCACAGCAACACCCGGCGGCGGAACTCCCGGTTACACCTATTCCTGGAACACGGTTCCTGTTCAGACCACGCAAACAGCAACAGGCCTTTGTGCCGGCAGCTATATTGCTACCGTAACCGATGCGAACGGGTGTACCATCACGAGTTCCATCACCATCACCGAACCATCACCCGTTACCATTGCCCCAACATTTACCCTGGCCAATTGCAATATCTGTGACGGTGTTATTAATCTTAATCCATCCGGCGGAACTGCACCGTATACTTATGTGTGGGTGCCAAATGTTTCCAATGGTCCGACGGCGAACAACGTTTGTGCCGGTATTTATTCGGTGACCATCACGGATGCCAATGGCTGTACGTTCACGTTTACGGTTACTCTGAACAATAACAGCGGACCCTCATTAACCATGACTTCTACTCCGACCACCTGTTACGGCGACTGCGATGGTACGGCAACGGTTACCGCAAACGGAGGAACGCCTCCATACACCTACCTGTGGAGTCCGGGTGGGCAAACCACTTCTACTGCCACAGGACTTTGTCAGGGAACCTATACTGTACAGGTAACCGACCAGCCGGGATGTATATCATTTAACACTGTCACAATTAATCAACCTGCTCCTTTCAGTGCCCCGGCAGTAATTGTAAACTCTTCGTGTGCCACTCCTTGCAACGGCTCAATAAATATAACTCCAACAGGAGGAACAGCGCCATATACCTATTTGTGGATGCCGGGAAATAGTACAACGGAAGATCTCACAGGTTTATGCGCCGGCACCTATACGCTCACCATTACCGATGCGAATCTTTGCGACAGCACATTCACTTACACCATCACGGCTCCGCCGGCGGTAACCGTAACGGTTAATTCCACCAATGTAAACTGTAACAACGCATGCGATGGTACGGCAATCGCCAATCCATCAGGTGGCGTAGGTAATTTCACTTATCTCTGGATGCCCGGCAATTTCAGCACACAGAATATTGTAAATCTTTGCCCTGGTGTTTATACCGTAACGGTTACGGACGGAAACGGGTGTACAGCTAGCGCCACGGTGACCATCACGGAACCTCCGGTACTTACTTTAATCCTTACCTCCTCCACTCCCCCGCTTTGCAACTCTTCTTGCGACGGAACAGCAACAGTAACGGCAGGTGGTGGTAACCCTGCGTATACCTATCTGTGGAGCCCGGGCGGCTTCACCACTGCCACGGTTACAGCGTTATGCGGACTGAATTATACGGTTACCGTTACGGATGCGAACGGATGTACCGCGGCCATTCCGGTAAATATTGTACCCCCTGTTGCTGTGAATACCGGCCTGCAAACCTTTAATGCAAGTTGTAATTCAGCATGTAATGGTGCCGCCATTTCCACACCAACGGGAGGAACCGGCCCTTACCAGTATTTATGGATGCCCGGAAGTCTTACTACTTCTACAGTAAATGGACTTTGTCCCGGTTCCTATACTTTGACCGTAACCGACGCCAACGGTTGTACTGCATCTACGATTTTCACGATCACCGCACCCAATGTTCTGCAGGCGGGCGGCTTTGTTTCCACATTACCATCCTGCCCTAATTCCTGTGATGCAGTGATTACCGCTAACCCCGTGGGTGGCACTCCTCCGTATTCCTATTTATGGTTGCCTGTCAACGCCACTACACAAACAGTGACGGGTGTTTGCGGACAAACCACCTACACCTTACAGGTAACAGATGCGAACGGTTGTATAGGTCAGCAGATACTTCCGGTAAATGATCCACCGGCCATCACTGCCACACCGGCGATCGGACAAGCCAATTGCGGCGTTTGCAACGGAACCATCGCCATTGTTGCGGCGGGAGGGTCGCCACCCTACACGTATCTCTGGGCCCCGGGTAATCAAACGACCGCCAGCATCACCGGACTTTGTGCCGGTTTGTATACCGTAACTGTAACAGATGCCGGAGGATGTACCAGTTCCTTTATATATGGTGTCAGCAACACTACAGGGCCCTCACTCGTTATGAGTTTTACCGGTACAACTTGTCCCGGAGATTGCGATGGTACCGCTGGTGTGGTAGCAACGGGCACCGGGCCTTTTACTTATGTTTGGTCACCGGGCGGGGCGACTACTGCTTCGGTCACCGGCTTATGTGCCGGACAACATTTTGTAACGGTCACCGATGCCAACAGCTGTATTACTATCGATTCCGTAAATATCCAGGATCCTCCGAATATTCTGGCGAATGCCAACGTAACCAATGCCTCCTGTTCAGGGATTTGTGATGGAAGTATCCTGATTAATCCTTCAGGTGGAAACGGCGGTCCGTATACTTATCTATGGCTGCCCGGAAACCAGACTACATCTTCCATCACCGGCCTTTGTGTTGGCACCTATTCAGTGATCATCACCGATGTTCAGGGATGCCTTGATACCATTGCCGTGAATGTACTGGGAAACACTGTGATCGCCTTTGCCACCACATCCACCAATATACAGTGCAGTAATGTCTGTACCGGAACCGCCATGGTGATTAACCTGGTAGGTGGTACAGCGCCCTATTCTTACAGCTGGACAGATCCTTTCGGTCAATTTACACCGCAGGCAACCGGATTATGTGCCGGAACATATACCGTAACGGTCACTGATGCCAATGGTTGCTTCACCACCCAGTCTGTTACTATCACTGCCACTCCTCCCATTGTTGTAACCTCGGCCCTCACCCCACCATCCTGCGGCATGTGCAATGGCCAGATCGTACTTACCCCTACCGGAGGCACGGCTCCGTACACCTACATCTGGAATAACGGGCAAACCACAGCCAGTGTAACGGGTATTTGTGCAGGTCTGTACCAGGTTACCATCACCGATGCCAACGGTTGTTCTCAAACATTCAACATTCCCGTCAGCAATCCGGGCGCTCCAACACCAAACGTCACCATTGTCAATCCTCCGTGTTCGAATACCTGCACCGGTTCGGCCACCGCGGCACCCACAGGAGGAACAGCTCCATACACCTATAACTGGCTGCCGGGCGGACAAACAACTTCGTCTATCAATGGACTGTGTCCTGGAACCTATTACGTACAGGTTATCGATGCAAACGGATGTATTACCACCGACACGGTGGTGATTAGCGCACCTACGCAAATACAAGGTAACCCCATGATTATTCATACCGACTGTGGCGCATGCCAGGGTTCCATTACCATGAGTCCAAGCGGAGGAACTGCACCTTACACCTATCTGTGGTTACCCGGTAACCAGGTGACTGCGGGAATTTCAAATCTTTGTGCAGGAGTATACACAGTTACCATCACCGATGCTAACGGCTGCACTGAGTCCTACACCATTCCGGTCACAAATGTGAATGGCCCTTCCGTTTCACTTACTACCGTTAATCTCACTTGTAACAGCGGGTGTATCGGATCAGCCACTGCTACTGTAAGCGGAGGTACTCCACCTTATTCGTACAACTGGAGTAACGGAGGCACAACCAGCAGCATCACAGGACTTTGTTCAGGGACATATACTCTAACCGTCATAGATGCAAATAACTGCTCTACCCTGGTTGTAGCCACAATTACAGGACCACCTGCCATTCTTTTCAGTGCGCCGGTGGTTGTGCAACCTCTTTGCAACGGTGATTGTAACGGATCTGTTACAGCATTGCCGCTCGGCGGAACCTTACCCTTTACCTTTCTATGGTCCAACGGCTCCACTAATCCTTCAATTACCGGTTTATGTTTCGGTACTTATACTGTAACCGTAACGGATGCCAACGGTTGCACAGCCACGCAAACCATGACGCTGAATAATCCGCCAGCTATCACTGTAACAAATGTGAATGTGACTCCATCGAGTTGCAACACCGTAAACGACGGAGGCATTGATATCACAGTTACCGGAGGAACGGGTGCCCTCACATATGCCTGGAGCAACGGAGCTACCACACAAGATCTTTCCGCCATTCTCTCCGGCACATACAGTGTGGTGATAACAGATGCGAACGGGTGTAGCACCTCCACTACGGTGATTGTCAATTCCAATGTTTCAGTGATTGCGGATGCAGGGTCAGATACCAGCGCCTGCGCGGGTTCGTCCTACATGTTTAATGGCAGCGGAAGTGTAAATGCATCCAGTTACCAATGGTACGAGATTCCGTCCATGACAAACCTTGGTACCAATCCCACCATTGTTGTTAATAATCCGAACGCCGGCACCTACACCTACATTCTTATTACCCAGAATGGAGGATGTTCCGACACAGATACAGTGATGCTGACAGTGAATCCCCTGCCTTTTGCGAATGCCGGTAACGATCAGAGTATTGTTGTGAACGGAAATACCACCATCGGCGGTTCACCCACCGGGCCCGGTGGCTCCACCTATCTGTGGCAGCCGTCCACAGGACTAAGCGACAGCCTTGCAGCAAATCCCATAGCCTCCCCTACAATCACAACAACCTACACTGTAATTGTGACTTCAGCTGACGGTTGTACAGCTTTGGACAGCATAACTGTTACCGTGTTACCAGAGATCATATTCCCCAACGGAATTTCGCCAAATGGTGATGGCAGTAACGATACCTGGATTATTGATAATATCCATTTATTCCCGAATAACTGGGTGGAAGTTTATAACCGTTGGGGAGAACTTCTTTACCATGGCGACGGATACGACAATACCAGTGTTTTCTGGGATGGAACCTACAAAGGAAAGAACGTTCCTGTAGGTACATATTATTACATCATTAACCTGAACGATCCCATGTTCCCGGATGTGTTCACAGGACCTATAACTGTTTACAGATGA
- a CDS encoding type IX secretion system membrane protein PorP/SprF produces MIRLFYILLIFTAAGIRAQQLPLYTQYMLNDYVMNPAIAGKNPYYEVKSNNRYQWIGITDAPRTYILSANGPTRDKNVGLGGYLFTDIVGPTRRIGIDFTYAYHIQLAEKTKLSFGASAGLLQWAVDGSKITLYHPFDNIISNGYQSVLVPNLGAGFYFYGEKWYVGGSAPQVYPAKLKFFSYQSDPESRMQTHFYGSAGYSFDLGEDFDLEPSILLKYVKPVPLQFDGGIRLVYKESVWAGATYRTMDAWAAFVGFNYEKNLTLGYSYDFTTTNLKNYSSGTHELIIAIRFGHRELKNDQKSRIQ; encoded by the coding sequence ATGATCCGCCTGTTTTACATACTACTTATTTTTACTGCGGCCGGTATACGAGCCCAGCAATTACCGCTTTACACACAGTACATGCTGAATGACTATGTGATGAATCCGGCCATTGCCGGAAAAAACCCTTATTACGAAGTAAAATCCAATAATCGTTACCAGTGGATCGGCATTACAGATGCACCGAGAACCTATATTCTGAGCGCAAACGGACCTACCCGAGATAAAAATGTAGGGCTGGGCGGATACTTGTTTACTGATATTGTAGGACCGACACGGCGTATTGGCATTGATTTCACGTACGCATATCACATCCAGCTGGCAGAGAAAACAAAATTATCCTTTGGGGCGTCCGCCGGCTTGCTGCAGTGGGCTGTTGACGGTTCCAAGATTACACTTTATCATCCTTTCGATAATATTATTAGCAACGGATATCAGTCGGTACTGGTTCCGAACCTGGGCGCTGGGTTTTATTTCTACGGCGAGAAATGGTACGTGGGCGGTTCCGCGCCGCAGGTTTATCCCGCTAAGTTGAAATTCTTCTCATACCAAAGCGATCCTGAGAGCAGGATGCAGACACATTTTTACGGTTCGGCGGGATATTCCTTTGACCTGGGAGAGGATTTTGATCTGGAACCTTCGATATTACTGAAATATGTAAAACCGGTTCCCCTGCAATTCGACGGGGGGATTCGCCTTGTTTATAAGGAATCGGTTTGGGCCGGAGCAACCTACCGTACCATGGATGCCTGGGCCGCTTTTGTGGGATTCAATTATGAGAAAAATCTGACACTTGGCTACTCCTACGACTTTACTACTACCAACCTGAAAAACTATAGTTCCGGAACACATGAACTGATTATTGCTATCCGTTTCGGACACAGGGAGTTGAAAAACGACCAAAAAAGCCGGATTCAGTAG